In Lacerta agilis isolate rLacAgi1 chromosome 1, rLacAgi1.pri, whole genome shotgun sequence, the following proteins share a genomic window:
- the RRAS2 gene encoding ras-related protein R-Ras2 isoform X2, protein MREQYMRTGEGFLLVFSVTDRGSFEEIYKFQRQILRVKDRDEFPMILVGNKADLDHQRQVTQEEGQQLARQLKVTYMEASAKIRLNVDQAFHELVRVIRKFQEQECPPSPEPTRKEKDKKGCHCVIF, encoded by the exons ATGCGGGAACAGTACATGCGGACAGGAGAAGGCTTTCTGCTTGTTTTCTCAGTCACAGATAGAGGAAG CTTTGAAGAAATCTATAAGTTTCAAAGGCAGATTCTTCGAGTAAAAGATCGTGATGAATTCCCTATGATTCTAGTTGGCAACAAAGCAGACCTGGACCATCAGAGACAG GTAACGCAAGAGGAAGGTCAACAACTAGCACGGCAACTGAAGGTAACATATATGGAAGCATCAGCAAAAATACGACTGAATGTAGACCAAGCTTTTCACGAGCTTGTCAGAGTTATAAG GAAATTTCAAGAGCAAGAATGCCCTCCTTCCCCAGAGCcaacaaggaaggaaaaggacAAGAAAGGATGTCATTGTGTCATCTTCTAA